The following proteins are encoded in a genomic region of Nicotiana sylvestris chromosome 4, ASM39365v2, whole genome shotgun sequence:
- the LOC138889326 gene encoding uncharacterized protein, with protein MILAPAAHPPRGGGQAGRGHPRGGGQVGRGHPATTQSGGGQPAGAPARFYAFSARPDALASDAIITCIISVSGRYASVLFDPGSTYSYVSSMFSRFLAISPEPLGTSIHVSTPVGDSVFVDRIYRSCVVTFYVFETREDLLLLDMIDFEVILGMDWLSPYHAVLDCHAKTISLVMPELLRLEWKGSTVDTPSQVISFLKARHMVEKGCLAYLAYVRDTTAESPMINSVPIVQEFADVFPSNLPGMPTDRDIDFYIDLAPSTQPISIPPYRMAPKKLMEQLEELLAKGFVRPSVSPWGAPMLFVKKKDGTMHM; from the coding sequence ATGATTTTAGCACCAGCTGCCCACCCACCTAGAGGTGGAGGACAAGCTGGTAGAGgtcatcctagaggtggaggccaggtagGGAGAGGTCATCCAGCTACtactcagtcaggtggaggccagccagccggcgCTCCAGCCAGATTTTATGCCTTTTCGgctaggccagatgcattggcctcagatgccatcatcacatgtattatttccgTTAGTGGTAGGTATGCTTCGGTACTATTCgatccagggtctacttattcatatgtatcgtCTATGTTTTCTCGTTTCCTGGCTATTTctcctgagcctttgggcacttctattcatgtgtccactcctgtgggtgattctgtgtttgtggatcggatctaccggtcctgtgtggtcaccTTCTATGTTTTTGAGACTAGAGaagatcttttgttgcttgatatgatcgattttgaggtcatcctgggcatggattggttatctccatatcacgccgtcctagattgccatgccaagactatttcACTAGTGATGCCAGAGTTGctgaggttggagtggaagggttccacagttgatacacCTAGTCAGGTTATTTCTTTcttgaaggctcggcatatggtcgagaaggggtgtttggcttatttagcttatgttcgagacaccaccgcagagtctccgaTGATTAATTCTGTACCAATAGTCCAAGAGTTCGCCGATGTTTTTCCTTCTAATCTTCCTGGCATGCCTacagatcgtgatattgatttttatattgatttggctccaagcactcagcctatatctattccaccgtaccgtatggctcctaAAAAATTGATGGAGCAACTTGAGGAGTTGCTGGCGAAGGGGTTTgttaggcccagtgtatcaccttggggtgcaccaatgttatttgtgaagaagaaggatgggactatgcatATGTGA